The Huiozyma naganishii CBS 8797 chromosome 6, complete genome genome includes a window with the following:
- the PSY2 gene encoding Psy2p (similar to Saccharomyces cerevisiae PSY2 (YNL201C); ancestral locus Anc_2.48): MFPGTAAETREERAGMRQGGGENSEADAKGASICCDTEPKRVKVYVLENNEWKDTGTGFCTGEIEELRKDEPSGESEAGEGESGSGGEPSAETGKCAFLVVNNEECPAETLLRSKLEGNIEYQRQEETLIVWKDVDGHDIALSFEESVGCDTLCGFIVQVQRHVANNISLVAVRASNNGTGSVHEIIAGPVSLPSVEKEQDTATLMESLKALNENTAYEYLKNETIEFLLQSSYIDLLINLFNKAEENKQLKVLLLLSSIVKTLILYSNRDILELMVDDSHVMGIIGILEYDTEFPTMKANHRHYLMTSGPIFKEVLPLKNAELKELVKKCFRLQFLKDVVLVRFLDDHNLNLIMDILLDLETCIMSFLQRDSFLDRIMALYNPENVKENAELDDLAEKKKDGIKLLHQCVQMSKNLDPMEKTNFYKALVTKGLFNVLYYAFKMETDSNTRILATDMIIAIIEHDLLLIQNVQHEKLSQEDDAVDMKNDKLASSGNSSGEETEDMKLLAVLTTILLTDKSPGLRGQVVQALTTLLHPDGCLEGAERGYDNSHMLNKFNFGMGPDDDPGFATPADYKSDVTNPDLTDLQLKRYFSNFYEQIAPILFSPLIDMKNGATTTTANTDEQLLIHLVKMVSFICTEHNRMMSRTFILEKGILKSVSKLMEMNHIPQLRLTALRTFKNIMCLNDNYYHRYMISSDVYDPIFILLEENIKKDNLTVSCIQDFCKIISNHCIPTLGLDNNSPSPIKRSTNQIKKSNFVILNKYLVNRFFKVFSGYKDVLFLKDLLDVDERLSNLENNKNSSNTNGLPPFNDEEDTVNMEDISMDSTDHEANAGQNKRRRSAEYDSFTAEMT; encoded by the coding sequence ATGTTTCCAGGAACCGCTGCTGAGACGCGAGAGGAGCGCGCTGGGATGAGACAGGGTGGTGGTGAAAACTCCGAGGCAGACGCGAAGGGCGCGTCGATTTGCTGCGATACAGAACCGAAGCGCGTTAAAGTGTATGTGCTGGAGAATAACGAGTGGAAAGATACGGGGACCGGGTTTTGTACTGGGGAGATCGAGGAGTTGCGAAAAGATGAGCCGTCTGGTGAAAGTGAAGCTGGTGAAGGGGAGtctggtagtggtggtgagCCCAGTGCAGAGACCGGAAAGTGTGCCTTTTTGGTGGTGAACAACGAGGAATGCCCAGCAGAGACGCTTTTGCGGTCGAAACTGGAGGGTAATATCGAATACCAGCGGCAGGAGGAGACACTCATTGTGTGGAAGGACGTCGATGGTCACGATATAGCGCTCAGCTTTGAGGAGAGTGTGGGGTGCGACACACTGTGCGGATTCATTGTGCAAGTGCAACGGCACGTCGCGAATAACATCTCGCTTGTCGCTGTGCGCGCGAGCAATAACGGTACTGGATCTGTTCATGAGATTATTGCAGGACCAGTGTCCCTACCCTCCGTCGAGAAGGAACAAGATACGGCAACACTCATGGAGTCCCTGAAAGCTTTGAACGAGAACACCGCATATGAGTACCTGAAAAACGAAACGATAGAGTTCTTGCTCCAATCTAGCTACATAGACCTGCTAatcaacttgttcaacaaagcAGAGGAAAACAAGCAGTTGAAAGTGCTTCTCCTGTTGAGCAGCATAGTGAAAACACTCATCCTGTACAGCAATAGGGATATCTTAGAACTTATGGTCGATGATTCGCACGTGATGGGCATTATTGGGATACTAGAATACGACACGGAATTCCCCACAATGAAGGCAAACCACAGACATTACCTTATGACAAGCGGACCCATCTTTAAAGAGGTTTTGCCCCTGAAGAACGCAGAGTTGAAAGAACTCGTCAAGAAATGCTTCAGGCTGCAGTTCCTGAAAGACGTTGTACTCGTCAGATTCTTGGACGATCATAACCTCAACTTGATAATGGACATTCTACTGGACTTGGAAACCTGCATCATGTCGTTCCTCCAGAGAGACTCCTTTTTGGACCGAATAATGGCATTGTACAACCCAGAGAACGTCAAAGAGAACGCAGAATTGGATGATTTggcagaaaagaaaaaagatGGGATCAAACTGCTACACCAATGCGTACAGATGTCTAAAAATTTGGACCCAATGGAAAAGACGAATTTTTACAAGGCACTTGTGACTAAAGGTTTGTTTAACGTCCTCTACTACGCATTTAAAATGGAGACGGACAGCAACACACGGATCCTCGCGACAGACATGATTATAGCCATCATCGAACACGATCTTCTATTGATCCAAAACGTACAACACGAGAAACTGTCGCAAGAGGACGACGCTGTCGACATGAAAAATGACAAGCTTGCATCCTCGGGGAATTCCAGTGGGGAAGAAACGGAAGACATGAAATTGCTGGCCGTACTAACGACTATTCTGCTGACAGATAAATCTCCAGGGTTGAGGGGGCAAGTAGTCCAAGCACTCACCACGCTGCTTCACCCAGACGGATGTCTGGAAGGTGCTGAGCGAGGCTACGATAACAGTCATATGCTGAATAAGTTCAACTTTGGAATGGGACCAGACGACGATCCTGGATTTGCTACGCCAGCGGATTACAAATCTGACGTGACAAACCCAGATCTAACAGACCTTCAGTTGAAACGATATTTCTCCAATTTTTACGAACAAATCGCACCAATACTGTTCTCCCCACTCATAGATATGAAAAACGGTGCTACAACGACAACCGCAAACACAGATGAACAACTTTTGATACACCTTGTCAAAATGGTTTCATTTATCTGTACGGAACACAACAGAATGATGTCGAGGACTTTTATTCTCGAAAAAGGGATCCTGAAATCTGTAAGCAAACTGATGGAGATGAACCATATTCCACAGTTGCGACTCACGGCGCTGCGGACGTTCAAAAACATAATGTGCCTGAACGACAATTACTACCATCGATACATGATATCCAGCGACGTATACGACCCGATCTTCATTCTCCTGGAGGAAAACATAAAGAAAGATAATTTGACAGTATCCTGTATCCAGGATTTCTGCAAAATCATCTCCAATCATTGTATACCGACATTAGGGCTAGACAACAACTCTCCAAGCCCTATAAAAAGGTCTACAAATCAAATTAAGAAGTCAAATTTTGTCATCCTCAACAAGTACCTGGTAAACAggtttttcaaagtgttttcAGGGTACAAAGATGtgctgtttttgaaag
- the NNR1 gene encoding NADHX epimerase (similar to Saccharomyces cerevisiae YNL200C; ancestral locus Anc_2.49), whose product MSSRRGSRVYNCVVVVICIALFIRLSVIFCWTPYCKSVLQSTLSNDHSSNMSSLRVVSSKLAAQIDQELMGPKIGFTLQQLMELAGLSVAEAVQREFPPAATRKGVLIVAGPGNNGGDGLVCARHLKLFGYDPVVYYPKRSSRTEFYGQLVKQLDFFNVPVLSETENWTQYLNPDRTLCVVDAIFGFSFKPPMREPFAEIIKRLHAVQESVPIVAVDIPTGWDVDAGPVEKPHLTPKVFVSLTAPKPCTNHIDPAKTVHYVGGRFIPQEFAQQHGFEQFDYKGVNQILKL is encoded by the coding sequence ATGAGTTCGCGGAGAGGTAGTCGCGTATATAACtgtgtagtagtagtgATCTGCATTGCCCTGTTTATACGTTTGAGCGTGATATTTTGTTGGACGCCATATTGCAAATCTGTTTTACAGAGCACCCTGAGTAACgaccacagcagcaacatGTCATCGTTGAGAGTTGTGTCTTCAAAGCTGGCTGCGCAGATCGACCAGGAGCTGATGGGCCCGAAGATCGGGTTCACATTGCAGCAGCTGATGGAGCTTGCTGGGTTGAGCGTCGCGGAGGCCGTGCAGCGGGAATTCCCCCCCGCTGCAACGAGGAAAGGTGTGTTGATCGTGGCTGGTCCAGGAAACAACGGTGGTGATGGGCTCGTCTGCGCAAGACACTTAAAGTTGTTTGGGTACGACCCAGTGGTGTACTACCCTAAGCGGAGCAGCCGGACCGAGTTCTACGGGCAGCTTGTAAAACAGCtggacttcttcaacgtGCCCGTGCTGTCCGAGACGGAAAACTGGACACAGTACTTGAACCCGGACCGGACCTTGTGCGTTGTGGACGCTATTTTCGGATTCTCCTTCAAGCCACCCATGCGGGAACCCTTCGCAGAGATTATCAAGAGATTGCACGCCGTGCAAGAATCCGTCCCCATTGTCGCGGTAGACATCCCGACAGGATGGGACGTCGACGCGGGTCCCGTCGAAAAACCTCACCTTACCCCGAAGGTCTTCGTGTCCCTGACAGCACCCAAACCGTGCACGAACCACATCGACCCTGCTAAGACGGTCCACTACGTGGGGGGGAGATTCATCCCGCAAGAGTTTGCCCAGCAGCACGGATTCGAGCAATTCGATTACAAGGGCGTCAACCAGATCCTGAAGCTGTGA
- the GCR2 gene encoding Gcr2p (similar to Saccharomyces cerevisiae GCR2 (YNL199C); ancestral locus Anc_2.50) has protein sequence MTRAIDAVNTPSPFAVLHHETKLDVYIIRGYCLLSSETIINSGLFQNIINSPQTAQASPPTLTIDPPTNTITKNTYDDNNNTLTTTAIQQDGTINSSIDSNNTTTHNPASSLFASQSNNAATTQNGSNWNAPLFNKLSLLYTALITSGSSIGEKSTVPKSAIELYHRFAQIMRELDISCSLSPYSKYFHKLDGKLWQIKSDTELADDQLWQMVTSSIFAIYDAQMGKMINIPNGKTLQEFNGNLSGYNRGVVSSSNTPNDNSSVLTNQTPSATGIDSKLNNPASNTPNSSVPSVAPPVTTPAPTSKKPKKKYTRKKPTATGSNKSGGVRKGTTKNAKAAKESNVPKQGDQLKTSISFPELLNEKLQNLPVDEDGTTVAYDSGNLDMNKAMSGYYGHAPSPTSGTAIDSGIHSNIGFNMMPSSGYMGMGSAPDQALWKRRSLGSIDINTLEDEAVEEILRMTNEQNNQTQARISQAATAAAAAAVASTTASTILGAQQILRSQVQESCEMLVKEKDRRISQLEQELELESRETSWLRKLLIEDMGCIKSMMTDIKR, from the coding sequence ATGACACGAGCAATAGACGCAGTGAATACGCCGAGCCCGTTTGCGGTGCTCCACCATGAAACCAAACTGGACGTTTATATCATCAGAGGGTATTGCCTTCTGTCTAGTGAAACGATTATCAACAGCGGCCTCTTCCAAAATATAATAAACTCCCCGCAGACGGCACAAGCGTCGCCGCCAACGCTCACGATAGACCCTCCAACGAATACAATAACGAAAAATACTTACGATGATAATAACAACACGCTAACGACAACCGCCATCCAGCAGGATGGTACAATCAATAGCAGCATAGATAGCAATAATACTACTACCCACAACCCGGCATCAAGCCTGTTTGCATCGCAGTCCAATAATGCAGCCACTACACAAAACGGCAGTAACTGGAATGCAccactgttcaacaagCTTTCCTTACTCTACACTGCCTTGATCACATCTGGCAGCAGCATTGGCGAAAAGTCTACCGTACCAAAATCCGCAATAGAACTGTATCACAGGTTTGCACAAATCATGAGGGAACTGGACATCAGTTGCTCACTCTCGCCGTACTCAAAGTACTTCCATAAGTTGGACGGCAAGTTGTGGCAGATCAAATCTGACACTGAACTCGCCGATGACCAACTGTGGCAGATGGTTACCTCGAGTATCTTTGCGATTTATGACGCCCAGATGGGGAAAATGATCAATATACCAAACGGGAAGACCCTACAAGAGTTCAATGGCAACCTTAGCGGGTACAACAGGGGGGTTGTTTCAAGCAGTAACACACCAAACGATAATAGTAGCGTGTTGACCAACCAAACGCCGTCGGCAACGGGCATAGATTCTAAACTGAACAATCCGGCGTCCAATACGCCCAACAGCAGTGTTCCGAGCGTGGCACCTCCAGTGACTACGCCGGCCCCCACCTCcaagaaaccaaagaagaagtacacGCGGAAGAAGCCCACAGCAACAGGGTCCAACAAGAGTGGTGGTGTGAGGAAGGGTACCACGAAGAACGCCAAGGCGGCAAAAGAATCTAACGTGCCGAAGCAAGGTGATCAACTGAAGACGTCCATCTCATTCCCCGAGCTACTGAATGAGAAGTTACAGAACCTCCCTGTAGACGAGGACGGCACCACGGTCGCCTACGACAGTGGAAACCTTGATATGAACAAAGCGATGTCAGGGTACTACGGCCACGCGCCAAGCCCTACGTCCGGTACTGCGATTGACAGTGGGATCCACTCAAATATTGGCTTCAACATGATGCCCTCCAGCGGGTACATGGGCATGGGGAGTGCCCCAGATCAAGCGTTATGGAAGCGGCGATCGTTAGGGTCCATCGACATCAACACGCTGGAGGACGAAGCCGTTGAGGAGATCCTGCGAATGACTAACGAACAGAATAACCAGACTCAGGCGCGTATAAGCCAGGCGGCAACCGCggctgccgctgccgctgtCGCATCCACCACAGCATCGACTATCCTTGGCGCACAGCAGATACTGCGATCGCAAGTACAAGAATCGTGCGAGATGCTGGTCAAGGAGAAGGACCGAAGGATCAGCCAGTTGGAACAAGAGCTCGAGTTGGAGAGCAGGGAGACTTCTTGGCTGCGGAAACTGCTCATCGAGGACATGGGTTGTATCAAGAGCATGATGACGGACATTAAGAGGTGA